From the genome of Tsukamurella pulmonis:
GGCGGCGATCATGCGCTGGTAGACACCCCAGGTCGCCTCGACCTCGACGTGAGCGTCATCAACGAACAGCGCGCGTAGCCTGTCGCTCTGCTTGTCGGTGAGCAGGTCCGCGCCGGTGTGCAGCGTGCGCCGCGACTTGTAGAGCGGGTCGTCCCTGAACCCACGGTGCCCGTGGATCGCGAGTTGGACCCGGCGCCGGCACCTGTCGAGGGCGTCACCGGCCAGGCGCACGACGTGGAAGGGATCCATCACCGTGACCGCGTCCGGGATCTCCTCCGCAGCGGCGGTCTTGAACCCGGTGAAGCCGTCCATCGCGACCACCTCGACCGCGTCACGGAAGGCGTCGTCGCGGTCGGCGAGCCAGGTCTTGAACGCCGCCTTCGACCGGCCCTCGACCATGTCCAGCAGCCTTGCTGGGCCGGCGCCATCGCGGACCGGGGTGAGGTCGATGATCACGGTGACATACTTGTCGCCACGCCTGGTGTGGCGCCAGACGTGCTCATCGACGCCAATGACCTTCACGCCCTCGAACCGCGTGGGGTCGTTGATCAGCAGCCGCTTGCCTTCAGCCAGGACCGCGTTGTTGGCGGTGTCCCACGCGACCCCGAGTCCCTCGGCGACACGGGCGACGGTGAGGTGTGCGACCACGATCCCTTCCAGCGCCCACCGCAGCCCGGTGCGCGAGAGCTTCGCGCGTGGCTCCGCAGCGGCGCTGGTGTCTTGGCGCCACACGTGTCCGCAGTCGGCACAGCGGTAGCGGCGCACTACAACTTCCAGCACGGTCGGTCGCCAGCCCAGCGGCTCGTGGGCCAACCGCCGGATCACGGTGTCACGAGCAGCGCCTTCGCTGCCGCACCGTCGGCACCACTGATCTGGTTCCACCACGCGGCACGCTAGGACCGCACGATCCGGTTCAAGTCGTTGTCCGGTCACGCTCAGACCGAGGCCGTCGAGTCGAGCGAAGGCGGTGAGGTCAGGGCGGCCGAAGCCGGCCGGCGGGGTTGTGTCGGTCACGTCGAGGTCTTTCGGATGGATGGCGTAGGAACCTCCGTCGTCGGGAGACCTCGACGTCTATCTGCGGACCGACGCGCCCGGCCGACCTACACCGGCATCTGAGAAGACCCCTGAAACGTCTTCGACGAAGACGGGACCGGCGAGGAGGAGGGCGCGGTGAGCTAAAAGAATGGAGCTTGCTCGGCTTCGACGCCGCCGCAAGCTCCGGTGAAACGGTCGGTACTAGTCGGTCGTCGTCGGTCACCACCGGATGGCGGCGTCCCCCACGCTCGGCGTTCGCGCAGGTCAGCGGCTCGTTCGCCCAGTGGGCGCATCAGGCGATAGACGCAAAGCCGACGTGATTAGGTCGTCGGTTCGATTCCGACAGGCGGCTCCGGCGAACAGCCCCTGACCTGCGGAAACGTAGGGCAGGGGCGGTTCGGTTCTGATGGTCGCGCGATGCGCTGGCCTCACGGCTCTGCCCGACACCCGACGTCGCTCTCCTCTGCGACGGACCCCTCGCCGGATGAACGCTCGGACATCCTGTCCGTGTGCCGATAGGCCTCGCACCGCTCGGCAACGCAGCGTGGCGCTGCGTCGCGACCTGGCGACGGCTCGGCGGGGCGCGATCGTCTCGTGCGTTGGCGGACTACGGAAGCTTGGACGCGAGGACGTCGGCCGCCAGGATCTCGGGTGCTGCGCCGAGGAGGTGCTGGTTGGCCATCAGGGCTGCGACGATGGCGCCGTTGGCGTGGGCGTCGCGAGCGGCCTCGTCGGGGAATGCATCGAAGATCCAGAAGGTGTCGGCGTGGGTCCTGACCGCGAACCAGACAATCGTTCCTACTTCTTCGTTGGCGAGCGCGACAGCGCCGGCGAGCAGATCGGCGAGCGCGTCGTGCTGTCCATCGGCCGCGACGATCTTGGCGACGAAGGCATACGGAAGTGATGCGGGTGTGGACATGAGGGGTTCTCCTAGGTGTCGAGGTTTCTTGGTGAAGCGAGTTCAGCGTATGACGAGCAAGGGCATGTGAGAAGTGGCGTATACGGCAGTATTGCTATTGTTGGCGCCATGCGTATCGGACTGATCGCGATCGACGGCTGCTTCGGTTCGGCTGTCGCGTCGATCATCGACATCGTGCGGGTGGCCGACGGAGCCCGCAGCGATGTCGACCCGCGGATCGACGCGATCGAACTCGCCATCCTCGGACCGAAACGGCGAGTGACCACGACGGCATCGATGACCCTGTCGGTGGACCACCCGCTGTCGGAGTCCGGAGAGTTCGACGTGGTCGTCGTCCCTGCGCTTGGAACCCTCACGGCCGCCGCGACCCACGACGCCCTCCAGAGCCGAGATGCTCGTTCGGTCATCGCCTCGCTCGGGCGCCTCGACGAGGCGACCACCCGGATCGCCGCGGCGTGCACCGGCGTGTTCGCTGTCGCCGAGACTGGACGGATGCATCATCGGCGGGCGACGACCAGTTGGTTCCTGGGGCCGGAGTTCCTGAAGCGCTATCCGACCGTCGCCCTCGATCTCGACACCATGGTCGTGGTCGACGGGAACCTCGTCACCGCCGGCGCCGCGTTCGCCCACATCGACCTCGCGCTCTCACTCGTGCGATCGATCAGCCCCGACCTGGCCCAACATGTCGCCAAGCTCCTCATCATAGACGAGCGTCCGTCGCAGGCGGCCTTCGTCGCCTACGAACATCTCCGGCACGAGGACCCGATCGTCGTCGAGTTCGAACGCTTCGTGCGCGCCCGCCTGGACGAACCGTTCAACGTCGCCTTCGTCGCGCAGTCGCTCGGCACCAGCCGGCGCACCCTCGAACGACGAGTCCGTGCGGCGCTCAACCTCACTCCGCTCGGCTTCGTCCAACGGCTTCGCATCGAACGAGCTCGGCACCTCTCAGCAACCACGGACCTCACCTCCGCCGAGATCGCGCTACGGGTCGGCTACGCGAACGCCGAGACTCTGCGCTCCCTCCTGCGCAGGGAGCGACGCCGTTCCTGACCTATCGCCATGCCTGTAGCCAGTGTCCTAGCGCTCGGTTGGAACCACCTCTCAGCACGTCGCGTCGACGCTCCTGCGTCGCCCCTGGACGACCCACTCGACACGCCCGCAGCACAGGCCGTGTGACGTGCCCCAGCTTCCCGGACGGTCGGGGTTGGGTGGCTGTGATGTCGCTGCGTTCTCGTCGAGGGGGTCAGCAGACCCGATCAGGGTCGATTGGGATGAGCCGCGAAGGCGGTGAGGTCAGGGCGGCCGAAGCCGGCCGGCGGGGTTGTGTCGGTCACGTCGAGGTCTTTCGGATGGATGGCGTAGGAACCTCCATCGTCGGGAGACCTCGACGTCTATCTGCGGACCGACGCGCCCGACCGACCTACACCCTCATCTGGGAAGAGCCTCGTTGGCTCTTCCCAAGCGAGAGTGCATGAGCGGGTCCGCCGCTGACGTGGCGCGGCACAAGATGTAGAGGGCCCCGGGGTGTGACGATGAAGGTTCCTACGCCATCTCGATCACACTCCGAGGACCTGTGTCTGAGCCTACGTCGTCTCTGCTTGCCGATACCATCTGCCGTGCCATCGATCTGGGGGTCAGCGTCGTCGACGCTGCCACCGCCGATGACGTGACGCACCTGTGGTGCGAGGTCCTCACGCCTGACCTGGAATGCCCGGGCTGCGGCGAGGTCTCGGCGTGGTGCGCGATCACATCGTCCGCGAGCTGGTGGACCTGCCGGTCTGCGGTGCCCGTTCGGTGCTGCACGTGGCCCGCAGCATCTCACGGGTGTTCGGGAACTCGGCGTTGATGAGCACAAGTGGAAGCACGTCCGCGGCAACGGCGATTCCTCGTGGGTGACGGTCCTGGTGGATCTGACCCCCGTGCGTGAGGGCACCGGTCCCGCCCGGCTGCTGGACATGGTTGCCGGCCGCTCCGCGCAAGCCCTCCGCGGCTGGCTTCAAGAGCGCGATCAAGCGTTCCGGGACCGGATCAAGGTCACCGCGATGGACGGGTTCGGCGGCTACCACACCGCCGCAGCGCAGGTACTCGCCGCAGCGCGAACGGTGATGGACCCGTTCCACGTCATCCACCTGGCGGCGGACAAGGTCACCGGCTGCCGGCAGCGGCTGCAGCAGGCGATCTGCGGGCACCGCGGCCGCTCCGGGGACCCGCTCTATGGGATTCGCCGGATCCTGCTCACCCGGCCTGCTCTCCTCGCCGACAAACAGCAGGTCAAGCTCGATTCGGCGTTGGCTGCTGATGAGCGTCACGTCGCGGTCGAGGTCACCGCCCAGGTGTATCAGGATCTGATCGCCGCCTACGAGCACCCTGACCGACGGGCAGGGAAGATCGCAATGTTCAAGACTCTCAAACGAATCCACACCGGAGTCCCCGCCGGGCTCGACGAACTCGCACAGCTCGGCCGCAGCCTCTTGAAACGCCGCCGAGAGATCCTGGCGTACTTCGACACCGGCGTCAGCAACGGCCCGGTCGAGGCAATCAACGGACGACTCGAGCACCTGCGTGGCATCGCCCTGGGCTTCCGCAACCTCGAGCACTACATCTTGCGGTCGCTACTGCACTCCGGTCAGCTCGCCGACCGGGTCAACGCACTCTGAAATGAGAAGAGCCACTGAAGTGCCCGGGTGAGGTATGGCGGTCGTCGGCCACGCCGCAGGCAGGGCTTGGTGCTTGATGATCGTCATTGGTGTGGATCCGCATAAGTCGACGCATACGGCGACGGCGGTCGATTCGGGAACAAACAAGGATCTGGGGTCGCTGAGGATCTCCGCCGACCTGAACTCCTATCGCGAGTTGATTAAGTGGGCGGGGCAGTGGCCGGAGCGGATCTGGGCGGTGGAGAACGCGTCCGGGTTGGGGCATCACCTGACGCAGTGGCTCGTGAGCCAAGCGGAGGCGGTGGTGGATGTGCCGGCGACCGCCACAGCCCGGGTGCGGGAGCTCTCCCGAGGCGGGCGTCGAAAGAATGATCGAATCGACGCGGCCGCGGCGGCGTGCGTCGCCTTCTCGCAAGGCGACTTCCGGCCGGTGGGCGCCGAGAAGCATTCGGATGGGTTGCGGGTCCTCGATGAACGCCGGATTGACCTCGTGCGGCACAAGGGGAGGCTGACGAACCAGCTGCATGCTCTACTGCGGGAACTGCTGCCGGGCGGTTTGGATCGGGCGTTCACGACGGAGGAGGCATCGGATGCGCTCCGCAGGCTTGCGCCGGCTTCGGGCGCGGATGCGATGCGCAAGGAGGTGGGGCTGGCGATCGTCGGTGATCTGCGCAGGCTGCGCTTTCAGATCGATGACATCACCACCAGGATCGAGGTCGAGTTGAAGGCCTCGGGGACGAGCCTGTTGGAGATTGAGGGCGTCGGGACGGTGACGGCGTGCCGGATTCTGTCCCGGACGGGCGACCCGGCTCGGTTCCGGGATCAGTCGGCATTCGCTTCCTATGCTGGGACCGCGCCAATCGAGGTGGCCAGCGCCGATAAGCAACGACACCGGGGCCTACCCCTTGAGGGCGACAGATCTTTGAACGCGGCGATCTACATCGTTGCCGTTACCCAATCCCGGATGGCGGGCAGCGCTGGTAACGCGTATTACCGGCGCAAGCTTGACGAAGGCAAGACGTCACGTGAGGCGATCCGATGCTTGAAGCGACAGATCGCGAAACGCTTGTGGCGCACAATGATCAGCGATGCGGGAGAGGCCGCGGATGGATATTGTAGCGTGAGTGCGTGCTGATCGGTGCGGCCGGTGAGATCGGCAGCTTGAGCGACCGATGGGCGCAGCGTTCGGAGATCGACCTGCGATCGACAACGTTTGTTCCCGACTAAACGGGACTCTACGGCTTGTTCGATTTGGCCGCGCAGTCCGCTGTCATTCCCAGTAGGCGCGCCAGTCGAGTTCTTCGCGGATCTTTTCTTGGTGCAGCTGTTGAGATGCGGGTGTGAGCGCGACGTCGGGGTGTGGTTCGGCGAAGAAGTTGCCCTGGCCCCGGGCTGATTCGTGGGCTCCGGTATCGATGTAGCAATAGCCTTGCCCTGATAGAGACGCTGGGGATTCGGCGAGCCCGAGGTAGTGCAGTACGTTTTGGGCCACGGCGGCGGCGCCGTTTTTGGCGAAGATGGCGGCCTTAGGGAGGGGCCTGTTCGTGGGGGAGGTGACTGCGGAGAGGTCGCCGATCGCCCATACGCCGTGGTGTTCGGTGAGCATTGAAGCTCGGTCGACTGGAATCCATCCCGGTGTGTCCAGGGTCAACGCGGGTTCGTGCGGCGGGACGAAGACCAGCAGGTCGAAGGTGTCGTGCACGCCGTTGGTGAAGTGCAGGGTTTTGGTCTGATGGTCTACTCGCTCGACCTGGTGTAGTGGATGCAGGTCGATTCCCGACGCTCTGACGCGGTTCGCCAGTTCCATGCCGACGTCGGGCCCGGCGGAGGGCATTGGCTGCGGTTCCGGGGTGTATACGGCGATATCTGTATGGTCCCGCACGCCGCGTTCGGTCAGGAGATCTGCCGCGAGAAAGGTGCCCTCGTAGGGGGCGACGGGGCAGCGGAAGGGCATCGATGCGACGAGGAAGACCAGTCGGCCGCCCTCGAACGCGGTCAGTGCCCGGTGGGCACGTGCGGCGTCGGCGGTGGCGTAATAGTGCACGGCGACGCCTGCGTCGGCCGCCTCTTGGAGGCCGGGCACTTGCTGCGTTGCATTGCGGGCTCCCAGCGCGAGTACGAGCGCGTCGTAGTCCACGTGCGCACCGTCGTCGAGGATGACGGTGCTGTTGGCGGCGTCGACACCGGAGACAGAGCCGCGCACCGTCCGAATTCCAGCGAGGCTCTTCTCGGACGGGCGGATCGGGACGCTCTCTGGAGTGCGCCAGCCCCGCATGACCCACGGCAGAGTGAAGCCAAGGTAGTGCTCGAAGTTTTCGTCGATCAATGTGATGTCGGTGTTGTCGAGGGGAGTGCCGGATTCGCGCAACTCTTTGATCACGCTGAGTCCGCCGATTCCGGCGCCGGCGATGACGATTCGTTTGCTATTCATGATCTCGATTTGCTCCGTTCTCAGAGGTGAGCTGCTACAGGGTGTGGAAACCGTTGTACGGATGCGAAGGTCTTGACGGTGGCGAGTGTTTCGAGAGCGGTGAGAAGGTCGCGTGCGGCGGTGGGAGTCGGTATCGCGGTGAGCACGGGACCGTGGAAGACGGTCTCGCCGATCCCGATCAGGGGGCTTCCTGCGCTTTCGCCCGCGGCTTCTTGACTGAGCGAATGCGCGTCGCGCACCGCGACGTCGAAGGTCGGGTCGTCGATGCTCGAGATGTGGTGTGCGGGCAGGTCGAGCTCGAGTAGCATTTCGCGCACTGACTGACCGTCGATCGTGCCGCCGTCTCGGTGGTACTGGTCGCTGAACGTGCGCAGGGCCTGCCACATCCGCTCGCTGTCTAGTTCGCGCTCCAGCGAGGCGAACAGTCTGCCCGCCGCTCGGGAATCCTGCATCCGCTTGCGGGCACGTTCGGGCAGTTCGCGTCCCTCGTTGAGGAGGGCCAAACTCATCAGCTTCCACTGTAGTTCGTTGGGATTGCCGACAGTGGCTAGCAGCCACTGTGCGGTGGTCCACGAATACGGGCACACCGGGTCCAGCCAGATCGTGAATGCGGGCCGTTGGTTCACTCGTAGCTCCTTCCGTCGTTTCCACTGGATTGATCGCTGATCGCATCAAGTCCGTCCGTAGCGGCCTACCTAGAATGCCCTTCCCGATTGCAGTCCCATCTTCTTGAGAAGTACGGCGGCGGGGCAAAGTCCGGTGATGCTTGATTGGATCAGGTTCAGTGAAACAAGCCCCGATAGGAGGGCCCAACAGGGTGAGACGGTGACGCTGAGGGCGACTCCGGTGAGGTTCAGTGTTCCGGCGAGGAGCAGGACGGCTTGGTCGATGTTGGGTTTGCGCATGCGGTGAGATCGTTTCGTGTCTTCAATGTACACGTCGGGGATCGCTTTGCGCAGGTCACGGTGCTGCGGTTGGAGTCGCCGCAGGGTGTCCGCTCCTGATTCGGTGGAGTGATCGGGTGCTGTGGTTTCGGGCTTGTCGGTCATGGTTGTGCTCCTGTTTTCACGGGTTAGTCGTGGGCGAAGCTGATGTTCGGCAGTATCCGGGCGAGCCACGCGGGACAAGCCCACGCTGCGCGTCCTGCCAGGCGTAGTGCGACGGGGAGCAGGACCAGCCGGATAAGGAAGGTGTCGAGGAGAACAGCGACGCCGAGGATGACGCCCATCTCCTTCGGGGGCAGTGGCCCGGACAGGGCGAAGGTGAAGAAGACGGCGACCATGACGCCGCCGGCGGCGAAGATGACGCGACCGGAGTGGGCGACGGCTCCGATCATCGCTTCTTTCGGGTCACCGGAGCGTTCCCAGTGCTCCTTGGCGGAGGAGAGGAGGAACACGGTGTAGTCCATAGCGATCGCGAAGATCATCGCGAAGAAGAACACCGGCGCCCATGCATCGAGGAAGCCCTGCGGTTCGAAGCCGAACAGGTTCGCGCCGATACCGTCCTGGAACACCAAGCGGGCGACACCGAACGCAGCAGCAGTCGACAGCAGGCTCACCACGGTGCCGATCAGGGCGATCAACGGTGCACGCAACGCGACCAGCAGCAGCGCGAAGCCCAACAGGAGGACCACAGCGATCACCATCGGGGTGGAGGTGTCGAGTTGCGCCTTCAGGTCGAGATTCTCCACCGCCGCGCCGCCGACCAAGGTGCCGTCTGGAAGGTCGGAGCGGAGCCGGTCGACTGTCGCGCTCAGGCTCGGGTCGGAGGGATCGACCTTCGGGATCGCGGAGATCAGCGACAAGCCGCTGTCGTCGGTTGCTGCGGCGGGCGGCATCGCGCCGGCGATTCCCTCGTCAGCGGCCAGCACCTGGTGCGCCTGCGAGGCGGCCGAGGACGGGGTGATGATTTGCAGTGTTCCGGGAGCGCCGGGGCCGAAGGCCCGCTTGACCTGGTCGTAGCCGACTCGCGCGTTGGCATCGGACGGTAGCACCGCGATCGAAGGCATCGCGGTCTTCAGTCCCGCCAGGGGGATCGACAGCGCGATCAGGATCGCCAACGCAGCGGCGCCCCACGCGAATGGGCGCTTCCACAAACGCTGCCCCCATCGCTCGAAGGCTGGTGAGCGGTGTTCACCGACTCGGGCCCACGGCAGCGCCAGCGCGTTGATCCGCTTGTCGAGCTTGACTAGCACCAGCGGCAGCAGCGTCAGCGTTGCCGCGAGGACGAACACGACAGAGAGCATGATCCCGCCAGCCATCGACCGGAACGACGGCGAAGGCACGAGCATCACCGCGGACAGGGAGATCAGCACGGTCGCCCCGGACAGCAACACGGCCTTACCGGCGGTGTTCATAGTCTGCGCGATCGCCTCCCGCGGCGACACGCCGTGCCCGAAGCGCGCTGCCCGGTACCGCACCACCAGGAACAACGCGTAGTCGATACCCAGCGCGAGGGAGAACATCATCGCGAAGTTCATCGCCCAGATCGACACGGGCACGATCTCATTGATCAAGACCAGCGCACCGGCCGAGGCCACCAGCCCGGCCAAGGTGAGAAGCAGCGGCAGGCCGGCAGCGACCAGGGTTCCGAAGGCGATCACCAGAATCGCGAGAGTCACCGGCCACGACAGCATCTCCGAGGTGAGCATCGCCTCCAGGTTCGCCGCGTTGAAGTCCGACCACAGCACCGACGAGCCGGTCGGATTCACCGACACCGCATCCGTCGAGAGCGCACTCAGTGGCCCCTTGAGATCGGTCGCCGCCCGAACCATCTCGTTCGTACCTGCCCCGGCACCGGCGAGGACGATCGCCGTCTTACCATCGGCGCTCAAGGTCACGCCCGGCTGTGGCGCGACGACCTGGGCGATCCGCGGATCCGCCTTCAACTCCGAGGTCACCCGCTCGAGGATCTGAGGCCCCTGGCCTTCGGTCAACGCCGCAGTGTCGCTATGCACGACCACCTGGATCGCGTGACTGGCGTTGCCACCGAAGTGCTTCTGCGCCAGCTCCCGCACCTGCACCGACTGCGAACCGTCGGCCTGCCAGCCCGCGCCGGAGAGATTCTTCTCCACAAACGGCGCGAAGATCCCCAGCCCCACAACCAACAGCACCCACACCGCCGTGACAACCCGGCCGTGCTCGCTGACCCACACGCCAAGGCGCCCCAACGCGCCGGTCAACGACGAACTCGTTGCACCGGCTGCGGATTTCGGCGCGTCTCCGACTGTCTCTGCCATGTCTTCACTCCTCACCATTAACCCCCCAGGGGGATCGGATGCAGCGAACCTAGCATCCCCCCAGGGGGTTGTGCAATACTGGGTGCACAGCCTCCTCGGGTATCGAAGAAGGATGAGTCAATGAACGAATTCACGATGACCAGGTCACTCCCGACGCCGTATGCGCAGGCTGTGGCGCAGGTGCGGGAGGGGTTGGCGCGCGTGGGATTCGGGGTTCTCGCGGAGATCGACATCGCAGCCACCCTCAAGGCGAAGCTTGATGTGGATGTGCCGGCGAAGTTGATCCTCGGCGCGTGTCGGCCGCAACTCGCCCATCAAGCGCTACAGGCGGATCCGCGGGTTGCCTCCCTGCTTCCGTGCAACGTGGTCGTCAGCGCAGACGGCGACGGCTCCGTCGTTGAGATCATGAACCCCGACGTGATGCCGGGATTCACCGGCAATCCCACGCTCACGGCTGTCGCTACAGAGGCCCGGGAGTTGCTGACCGTTATGCTCGACGCGCTCACCGACGGCGGCGCCGAGTGAAGATTCCAGAGCAAGCTGCCAAGCCGATCCTCACCAGGCTCAAGCGCGCACACGGACACCTCGCCACCGTCATCCGGATGCTCGAAGACGGCGACGACTGCGAAGACGTCCTCACCCAACTCGCCGCCGTCAACAAGGCCCTCGGACGCAGCGGCTACGCCCTCGTAGCCACCGGCCTTCAGCACTGCATGGCAACCGAAGGCCCCGACAACGTCGACCAACAGAAGCTAGAAAAACTCTTCCTAGCCCTTGCCTAGGCTGCGCGGACGCCGTGTCGGTTCATGATGTCGGCAGAAGCGTCGAGACAGGACGTCCCAGGCGCTATTTTTTTTCGAGTTCGGCAGGCTGTTGACAAACACACAGGAACCCTCCGCTATGGCAGGATTTTCCCGTCGTGCGGGGAGGCGCAGGGCGATGAGCGCGGCGAGTAACGCACTGACCACGGCGCTGGCGAGAAATACCGCGGACATCGCCGCGGTATAGGCGTGCGCGCTGGCAGCGGCGAGGTCGTCTCCGGCCGGTCCGGGCAGGTCCGCCGCGATGAGTTGTGCGGCGGCGATGCCCTCGCGGGCTGCGGCGGCTACTGGTGCGGGTAGGCCGGTCAGATGCGGGTCGAGGTCGCGGCCGTAGGTGAGATTGAGCAGTGTGCCGAGGATGGCGACGCTGAATGCGGCGCCGATTTGCCGGATGGCCATGAGAAGCCCTGAGCCTGCAGCGCTGCGGTGTTCGGGAAGGGTTGCCATGACCGCGTCGACTGCCGGTGCCAGGGCGAGTCCGGCTCCTAGCCCCACGACGGCTAGGCAGGCGGCGATGAAGCCGTACTCGGAATCTGCGGTGATGCGGGAGGCGAGGACGAAACCCATTGCGGTGATGAATAACCCGGCGACGATCGGGATCTTCGCACCGATGCGGGTGACGATGCTGTCGACGGCGGCGGCCGCGACGAGGATCGCCAACACCAGCGGGACGAGTCGCAGTCCGGTGCCGAGAGCGTCGTGGTGGCGGAGGATCTGCAGGTACTGGGGAAGAACGAACAGCACACCGACGAGGGTGAATGTTCCCGCGGTGGCCGCGAGGGTGGGCCAGGTGAATCCCGGATTGGAGAATAGTCGCAGATCGATCAACGGATGGCTGGCCCGTCGCTCCCACACCAGGAATCCCGCGATGAGCACCACTCCCGTACCGAGGGTCGTCAACACAACAGGGTGAGTCCAGCCGTCGTCGGGAGCCTGGATGACCCCGAACACGAGGGCCGCTGTTCCGGTCACAGCGGTGACAATGCCCGGCCAGTCCAGCGGTGGTGCG
Proteins encoded in this window:
- a CDS encoding NAD(P)/FAD-dependent oxidoreductase translates to MNSKRIVIAGAGIGGLSVIKELRESGTPLDNTDITLIDENFEHYLGFTLPWVMRGWRTPESVPIRPSEKSLAGIRTVRGSVSGVDAANSTVILDDGAHVDYDALVLALGARNATQQVPGLQEAADAGVAVHYYATADAARAHRALTAFEGGRLVFLVASMPFRCPVAPYEGTFLAADLLTERGVRDHTDIAVYTPEPQPMPSAGPDVGMELANRVRASGIDLHPLHQVERVDHQTKTLHFTNGVHDTFDLLVFVPPHEPALTLDTPGWIPVDRASMLTEHHGVWAIGDLSAVTSPTNRPLPKAAIFAKNGAAAVAQNVLHYLGLAESPASLSGQGYCYIDTGAHESARGQGNFFAEPHPDVALTPASQQLHQEKIREELDWRAYWE
- a CDS encoding ISL3-like element ISPfr2 family transposase, coding for MTDTTPPAGFGRPDLTAFARLDGLGLSVTGQRLEPDRAVLACRVVEPDQWCRRCGSEGAARDTVIRRLAHEPLGWRPTVLEVVVRRYRCADCGHVWRQDTSAAAEPRAKLSRTGLRWALEGIVVAHLTVARVAEGLGVAWDTANNAVLAEGKRLLINDPTRFEGVKVIGVDEHVWRHTRRGDKYVTVIIDLTPVRDGAGPARLLDMVEGRSKAAFKTWLADRDDAFRDAVEVVAMDGFTGFKTAAAEEIPDAVTVMDPFHVVRLAGDALDRCRRRVQLAIHGHRGFRDDPLYKSRRTLHTGADLLTDKQSDRLRALFVDDAHVEVEATWGVYQRMIAAYRHEDRQRGRELMEKLITDLSAGVPKVLTELTTLSRTLKKRAADVLAYFERPGTSNGPTEALNGRLEHLRGSALGFRNLTNYIARSLLETGGFRPQLLHPRLG
- a CDS encoding DsbA family protein, with the protein product MNQRPAFTIWLDPVCPYSWTTAQWLLATVGNPNELQWKLMSLALLNEGRELPERARKRMQDSRAAGRLFASLERELDSERMWQALRTFSDQYHRDGGTIDGQSVREMLLELDLPAHHISSIDDPTFDVAVRDAHSLSQEAAGESAGSPLIGIGETVFHGPVLTAIPTPTAARDLLTALETLATVKTFASVQRFPHPVAAHL
- a CDS encoding IS110 family transposase — protein: MIVIGVDPHKSTHTATAVDSGTNKDLGSLRISADLNSYRELIKWAGQWPERIWAVENASGLGHHLTQWLVSQAEAVVDVPATATARVRELSRGGRRKNDRIDAAAAACVAFSQGDFRPVGAEKHSDGLRVLDERRIDLVRHKGRLTNQLHALLRELLPGGLDRAFTTEEASDALRRLAPASGADAMRKEVGLAIVGDLRRLRFQIDDITTRIEVELKASGTSLLEIEGVGTVTACRILSRTGDPARFRDQSAFASYAGTAPIEVASADKQRHRGLPLEGDRSLNAAIYIVAVTQSRMAGSAGNAYYRRKLDEGKTSREAIRCLKRQIAKRLWRTMISDAGEAADGYCSVSAC
- a CDS encoding GlxA family transcriptional regulator encodes the protein MRIGLIAIDGCFGSAVASIIDIVRVADGARSDVDPRIDAIELAILGPKRRVTTTASMTLSVDHPLSESGEFDVVVVPALGTLTAAATHDALQSRDARSVIASLGRLDEATTRIAAACTGVFAVAETGRMHHRRATTSWFLGPEFLKRYPTVALDLDTMVVVDGNLVTAGAAFAHIDLALSLVRSISPDLAQHVAKLLIIDERPSQAAFVAYEHLRHEDPIVVEFERFVRARLDEPFNVAFVAQSLGTSRRTLERRVRAALNLTPLGFVQRLRIERARHLSATTDLTSAEIALRVGYANAETLRSLLRRERRRS
- a CDS encoding MMPL family transporter → MAETVGDAPKSAAGATSSSLTGALGRLGVWVSEHGRVVTAVWVLLVVGLGIFAPFVEKNLSGAGWQADGSQSVQVRELAQKHFGGNASHAIQVVVHSDTAALTEGQGPQILERVTSELKADPRIAQVVAPQPGVTLSADGKTAIVLAGAGAGTNEMVRAATDLKGPLSALSTDAVSVNPTGSSVLWSDFNAANLEAMLTSEMLSWPVTLAILVIAFGTLVAAGLPLLLTLAGLVASAGALVLINEIVPVSIWAMNFAMMFSLALGIDYALFLVVRYRAARFGHGVSPREAIAQTMNTAGKAVLLSGATVLISLSAVMLVPSPSFRSMAGGIMLSVVFVLAATLTLLPLVLVKLDKRINALALPWARVGEHRSPAFERWGQRLWKRPFAWGAAALAILIALSIPLAGLKTAMPSIAVLPSDANARVGYDQVKRAFGPGAPGTLQIITPSSAASQAHQVLAADEGIAGAMPPAAATDDSGLSLISAIPKVDPSDPSLSATVDRLRSDLPDGTLVGGAAVENLDLKAQLDTSTPMVIAVVLLLGFALLLVALRAPLIALIGTVVSLLSTAAAFGVARLVFQDGIGANLFGFEPQGFLDAWAPVFFFAMIFAIAMDYTVFLLSSAKEHWERSGDPKEAMIGAVAHSGRVIFAAGGVMVAVFFTFALSGPLPPKEMGVILGVAVLLDTFLIRLVLLPVALRLAGRAAWACPAWLARILPNISFAHD
- a CDS encoding YgaP family membrane protein, yielding MTDKPETTAPDHSTESGADTLRRLQPQHRDLRKAIPDVYIEDTKRSHRMRKPNIDQAVLLLAGTLNLTGVALSVTVSPCWALLSGLVSLNLIQSSITGLCPAAVLLKKMGLQSGRAF
- a CDS encoding DUF302 domain-containing protein, encoding MNEFTMTRSLPTPYAQAVAQVREGLARVGFGVLAEIDIAATLKAKLDVDVPAKLILGACRPQLAHQALQADPRVASLLPCNVVVSADGDGSVVEIMNPDVMPGFTGNPTLTAVATEARELLTVMLDALTDGGAE
- a CDS encoding metal-sensitive transcriptional regulator, with amino-acid sequence MKIPEQAAKPILTRLKRAHGHLATVIRMLEDGDDCEDVLTQLAAVNKALGRSGYALVATGLQHCMATEGPDNVDQQKLEKLFLALA
- a CDS encoding putative quinol monooxygenase, coding for MSTPASLPYAFVAKIVAADGQHDALADLLAGAVALANEEVGTIVWFAVRTHADTFWIFDAFPDEAARDAHANGAIVAALMANQHLLGAAPEILAADVLASKLP